A genomic stretch from Flavobacterium branchiarum includes:
- the def gene encoding peptide deformylase produces MILPIIGYGDPVLRKVGEAVTPEYPNLKETIDNMYETMYNAYGVGLAAPQVGLALRLFVIDTTPFSDDEDLPAEEQKELKGFKRTFINAKILKEDGEEWSFNEGCLSIPDVREDVYRHERITIEYCEEDFVVKTEVFDGLIARVIQHEYDHIEGVLFTDKISSLKKRLIQKKLKNITEGKTFQEYRMKFAAAKKGR; encoded by the coding sequence ATGATTTTACCAATTATAGGATATGGTGATCCTGTTTTAAGAAAAGTTGGAGAGGCAGTTACGCCAGAATACCCAAACTTGAAAGAAACGATAGATAACATGTACGAGACAATGTACAATGCTTATGGAGTAGGTCTTGCTGCACCACAAGTTGGTTTGGCTTTGCGTTTATTTGTAATTGACACAACTCCTTTTAGTGATGACGAGGATTTACCAGCAGAGGAACAAAAAGAATTAAAAGGATTCAAAAGAACTTTCATCAATGCCAAAATTCTAAAAGAAGATGGAGAAGAGTGGAGTTTTAATGAAGGTTGCTTGAGTATCCCTGATGTTCGTGAAGATGTTTACAGACATGAAAGAATTACAATCGAGTACTGTGAAGAAGATTTTGTTGTAAAAACAGAAGTTTTTGATGGTTTAATTGCTAGAGTAATTCAGCATGAGTATGACCACATCGAAGGAGTTTTGTTTACTGATAAAATATCATCATTAAAGAAACGTTTGATTCAAAAGAAATTAAAAAACATTACAGAAGGTAAAACATTTCAAGAGTATAGAATGAAATTTGCCGCTGCAAAAAAAGGGAGATAG